A region of Streptomyces sp. NBC_01788 DNA encodes the following proteins:
- a CDS encoding polysaccharide deacetylase family protein — MRDRVRNAARAACRTRAPTALVTAAALALALSGCGGGGDAPRAGATRQVSSVSGAVAGAGIARGPGRSVDCRRTRCVALTFDDSPGVRTPRILDILRGYRVHATFFTLGRHHVATYPGTVVRMASEGHEVETLTWSHRVLTGISPAEAREEITRGREAVARVIGRRPVLLRPPEGRTSATVTAICRRLGMAQVLWSATASDYETTDSALITRRILARTGPGGIILLHDRLDPTHRGYNGTVAALPGIISGLKARGYAFVTVTRLLAPHGPRPGEVYRERPLAR; from the coding sequence GTGCGCGATCGCGTGCGGAACGCGGCCAGGGCGGCATGCCGGACGCGCGCGCCCACCGCACTGGTGACCGCGGCGGCGCTGGCGCTGGCCCTGTCGGGCTGCGGTGGCGGCGGAGACGCGCCGCGGGCCGGAGCGACGCGGCAGGTGTCGTCGGTGAGCGGCGCGGTGGCCGGGGCCGGGATCGCCCGGGGCCCCGGCAGATCCGTCGACTGCCGCAGGACGAGATGCGTGGCGCTCACCTTCGACGACTCACCGGGCGTCCGCACTCCGCGCATCCTGGACATCCTGCGCGGGTACCGCGTGCACGCCACCTTCTTCACACTGGGCAGGCACCACGTCGCCACCTACCCCGGAACGGTTGTGCGGATGGCCTCGGAAGGCCATGAGGTGGAGACCCTCACCTGGTCCCACCGGGTCCTCACCGGGATCAGCCCGGCCGAAGCGCGCGAGGAGATCACCCGGGGCCGCGAGGCCGTGGCGAGGGTCATCGGCCGCCGGCCGGTCCTGCTGCGCCCGCCGGAGGGCCGTACGAGCGCGACCGTCACCGCGATCTGCCGGCGGCTCGGCATGGCGCAGGTCCTGTGGAGTGCGACCGCGTCCGACTACGAGACCACCGACTCCGCGCTCATCACCCGCCGGATCCTGGCCCGGACCGGCCCCGGCGGGATCATCCTGCTGCACGACCGGCTGGACCCCACCCACCGCGGCTACAACGGTACGGTCGCCGCGCTGCCCGGCATCATCTCCGGCCTGAAGGCCCGTGGTTACGCCTTCGTCACCGTCACCCGGCTCCTGGCCCCGCACGGGCCCCGGCCCGGCGAGGTGTACCGCGAACGGCCTCTCGCCCGGTGA
- a CDS encoding RNA polymerase sigma factor, whose product MNEALIRSLTPGVLGILVRRGADFAAAEDAVQDALVEAVRVWPADPPRDPKGWLVTVAWRRFLDATRADAARRRREDRVDEEPAPGPAPAVDDTLQLYFLCAHPSLTPASAVALTLRAVGGLTTRQIAQAYLVPEATMAQRISRAKRTVSGVRLDQPGDVATVLRVLYLVFNEGYSGDVDLAAEAIRLTRQLAAAIDHPEAAGLLALMLLHHARRASRTAPDGSLVPLAEQDRGRWDTESIAEGVEILQAALARDRLGEFQAQAAIAALHADAPTAEETDWVQIVEWYDELTRLTDSPVVRLNRAVAVGEADGPRAGLAALAALDSALPRHTAVAAYLHERDGDPARAARLYAAAAHKAPTLAERDHLTRQAARLNARR is encoded by the coding sequence GTGAACGAGGCACTGATCCGAAGCCTCACACCGGGCGTGCTCGGGATCCTCGTCCGCCGCGGAGCCGACTTCGCGGCGGCCGAGGACGCCGTGCAGGACGCCCTGGTCGAGGCGGTCCGTGTCTGGCCGGCCGACCCTCCACGGGACCCGAAGGGCTGGCTGGTCACCGTGGCCTGGCGCCGGTTCCTCGACGCGACCCGCGCCGACGCCGCCCGCCGGCGGCGGGAGGACCGCGTCGACGAGGAGCCGGCGCCCGGACCCGCGCCCGCGGTGGACGACACGCTCCAGCTCTACTTCCTGTGCGCCCACCCGTCCCTGACGCCGGCGTCCGCGGTCGCGCTCACACTGCGCGCCGTCGGCGGACTCACCACCCGCCAGATCGCCCAGGCCTACCTGGTTCCCGAGGCGACCATGGCGCAACGCATCAGCCGGGCCAAGCGCACCGTCTCCGGCGTGAGGCTCGACCAGCCCGGCGATGTCGCCACCGTGCTGCGTGTCCTCTACCTGGTCTTCAACGAGGGCTACTCCGGCGACGTCGACCTCGCCGCCGAGGCCATCCGGCTCACCCGGCAGCTCGCGGCCGCGATCGACCACCCCGAGGCGGCGGGGTTGCTCGCCCTGATGCTGCTCCACCACGCCCGGCGCGCCTCCAGGACCGCGCCCGACGGAAGCCTGGTACCGCTCGCCGAGCAGGACCGCGGCCGGTGGGACACCGAGTCGATCGCCGAGGGCGTCGAGATCCTTCAGGCGGCCCTCGCCCGGGACCGGCTCGGCGAGTTCCAGGCCCAGGCCGCCATCGCGGCACTCCACGCCGACGCGCCCACCGCCGAGGAGACCGACTGGGTGCAGATCGTCGAGTGGTACGACGAGCTCACGCGGCTGACCGACAGCCCGGTCGTCCGGCTCAACCGCGCGGTCGCCGTCGGTGAGGCCGACGGGCCGCGCGCCGGCCTGGCGGCGCTCGCGGCGCTGGACTCCGCCCTGCCCCGCCATACCGCGGTGGCGGCGTACCTCCACGAGCGTGACGGCGATCCGGCGAGGGCCGCACGGCTGTACGCCGCGGCGGCCCACAAGGCACCCACCCTCGCCGAGCGCGACCACCTGACGCGCCAGGCGGCCCGGCTCAACGCCCGCCGGTAG
- a CDS encoding SRPBCC family protein: MSRTVEVAMSTLEEHIDVGVPIDSAWDSLHRVENYPRFMDGVRDARTESGGRAQLDIEAGGRARQMEMKASDRAGDRVLEWHTTESPQMSCSLTLHPIDQGNTRIQARLEYDPDTVREAFGGPRGFAQANAIERLVRTDLEHFREYAEHSG; this comes from the coding sequence GTGAGCCGAACCGTGGAGGTCGCCATGAGCACCCTCGAAGAACACATCGACGTCGGAGTCCCCATCGACAGCGCCTGGGACAGCCTTCACCGGGTGGAGAACTACCCCCGCTTCATGGACGGCGTGCGCGACGCCCGGACCGAATCCGGTGGCCGCGCCCAGTTGGACATCGAGGCGGGCGGACGGGCCCGGCAGATGGAGATGAAAGCCTCCGACCGCGCCGGGGACCGCGTGCTGGAATGGCACACGACGGAATCCCCGCAAATGAGCTGCTCCCTCACCCTGCACCCCATCGACCAGGGGAACACCCGCATCCAGGCACGGCTGGAGTACGACCCCGACACCGTCCGGGAGGCGTTCGGCGGGCCCAGGGGATTCGCCCAGGCCAACGCGATCGAACGACTCGTACGCACCGACCTGGAACACTTCCGGGAGTACGCCGAACACAGCGGGTGA